Proteins found in one Mucilaginibacter gracilis genomic segment:
- the msrA gene encoding peptide-methionine (S)-S-oxide reductase MsrA, translated as MNTEKAILAGGCFWGVEELFRHYPGVISTVVGYTGGDVPNATYRNHGTHAEGIEIVFDPAQLPYRKLLEYFFQIHDPTTRNRQGNDIGTSYRSAIFFMDETQHETAKTLIADMDASGKWPGKIVTEVVPAADFWNAEEEHQDYLKKHPYGYTCHFERPEWKLA; from the coding sequence ATGAATACTGAAAAAGCTATTTTGGCTGGTGGTTGCTTTTGGGGAGTTGAAGAATTATTCAGGCATTATCCGGGTGTTATTTCAACTGTGGTTGGATATACCGGGGGCGATGTACCCAATGCAACATACCGAAATCATGGAACACATGCCGAAGGCATAGAGATTGTATTTGACCCGGCACAATTGCCGTACCGCAAACTGCTCGAATATTTCTTCCAAATTCACGATCCAACAACCAGAAACCGGCAAGGCAACGACATTGGCACCTCTTATCGCTCGGCCATATTTTTTATGGATGAAACCCAACACGAAACTGCCAAAACTTTAATTGCCGATATGGACGCCTCGGGCAAATGGCCGGGCAAAATTGTAACCGAAGTAGTACCCGCAGCCGATTTTTGGAACGCCGAAGAAGAACACCAGGATTATTTAAAAAAGCACCCCTACGGCTATACCTGCCATTTTGAACGCCCCGAGTGGAAACTGGCGTAA